In Runella sp. SP2, the genomic window CCCAAACAACAGGCCGCAAAACCTACTTAAATGGGCTTTTTGTAACTGTAAGTGCTTTGTTTTAGTCTATTATAACCGATAGCGAGAGCATCCTGCTCGTACTTACATTTACAGGCTTCTAGCCATCTTCACCTAACTGGCTGGAAGCCTGCGAATAAGCGGCACGAGGCAAAACCTCGCGCCTCAAGGAGTTTTTTTGAAGATGTAATTTAACCGTTTCAATCGGTCTGCATAACATGCTAAGTACGTGGCTTTGGCAGCATCACTTAACCAAGCGTTTTGAGTCAAAGCCCTTACTTTTTCGTAGTCTTTTTGAAAAAACCGCAATTGTTCACGTACTCTTTTCTCGATAATTCCAAGGCGGGCGCCAAAAACCAAGAAATCATCAAAGGCATAAAAAGCATTGGCTTCGTAGCTATCGGTTTCGTATTCATCCTTAAAAAGTCCATCTTTCAAGGCCATGTCCGAATCGGCGAGATGTAAGCGGGTACAAATCAAGTCGTAAGCTGGGCTTAAAACAAAATCACCATCGAGGGTTTCAAGAATTGAAAAATTTTTGAGGTGGGCATCTCCGTTTGAAAACAGGTAATTGAACAAAATCAATCGAAAAAAACGCTCTATTTCAATCCGATAAGCGGGTAAATAGTCTTTAATCAATTGCGCCATTTCTTCGTAACTTCCTTCGTACTTGTAGTCAGAACCTCGATTTTGCTTCGTTCGTCCCGATAAAGAGGCAAAATCTTCTTGCCGCCATTTTGAGCCATCAGGACGAAAGTCAAAGCGTTTGATGAGCAATGCAGGCTCTCCGTCTTCAAAAAAAATCAATCCATTAGCGGCCGTTGACATACCATATACTTGCTGGGCAATTTGCATTGTCAAGTGCTCATTCGCTGGAATTTCGCGGGCATTGGGTAAATCAGGAGGAATGGGTTTCAGAATGTAGGTGGATGGTTCGTTGGGCTGAGGCAGTCTTAATGCAGTACCATCGAGTACCAACCCATATTTTTCTTGCACTCCCGAAATCGATAGCTGTCTGAACGTTTGCCCAAAAGCCTGAAAGGCAGTCCTTCTAATGTCCTGATGTTTGAATCCCAAGAAAGGCGACACTCGCCTCCCATCGAAAAGTAATTTTCGGGCTTTGGGGCTATAAGCATCAAAACCTGATTGCAAAGTCGATGGACAAACACTTATTTTCATACCTCAACACCCTGGTTTTGCGTTTGTGCTACTATCCGTACGGCTCCAATGGTATCTGTGTGCGCGATGGCCAACAGAAGTCCAAAATCGTCGTTTTCGTCAATTTTTAACAATCGACATTGCAAGGCTCGGTTGTATCCTTCCGACAATAGCCCATAGAAAAAGGGAAATAAATGCGTGGAGCTGAATGCTTGCGACGAAATCGGCAGGGTCAAACTCAAGGCTCGGGCATTGGGCTGGGCAATGTACCTTTCGTCATACTGAAACACATAGCCTTGCGAGGTTTCTGTGAGCGTTCCAACGGCGTCCAAATTGAGATACACGATAGCTTTTCTCATGATTTGATGGTTAACGTAAGTTCTAAACCCAACACATCCCCAATTTTGCTCAGTGTTTCAAAAGAGGGATTGGCAACACCTGTTTCAATGGCAATGACAGTCCGAAGCCCCACCCCCGCTAAGTCTGCTAAATCATTTTGCCGAATGCGCAGCCGTTGCCGCCGTTGCTTGATGACAACTCCTAGTTGAAGCAAGTCCATATTTTTTGCTTTAAAATAGGCAATATACTGCTTATTTATAGTAAATACAAAGTTTGATAACAAACATTTGACTAAAACAGGCAATATGTTGCATACTTAATTTATTACTTACCAAAGGATTGTAATTTCAACTATAAACTAAGATATTTACAGAAGCGACACGAGGCGCAACCAAGCATAATCCATTTATTTTCTATCAAAAACTACCATTTCAAACCATGAAAACGCTCCAAAAAAAATCACGCCACTGCAAGTCGTTTGCAGTGACAACTCCTAGCTTTTTGAAAAACATTATTTTCTTTCTTTCATTTCTACTCCTTGGGTTTGGGAGTGAACTCAAAGCGCAGGAAAGCCCCAAATGGGAAATTGGAACTGATTTACTTTGGTTGGTCGGTAAAAATTCATTGCCCGATTATTCGCTTTTGGGAAGATATAAATTGTCTCAACGAGATGGTTTAAGAGCACGCATTGGACTATCTACTTCTTTTGCTAATAGTTCTATACCTCGTCTTTGGGATAAAGGTAGATACATGGTGCGAATAGGGTATGAACGAAATAAGGTCATTATAGAAGATAGGCTTATTGCGTATTATGGAGCAGATTTCCATTATTCTTACGGAAAAAGCTATATTCTAAATCCTTATGGAGCTGTTCGGAATGTGATATATACCAATGATTTATTAGACGCAAATCAAGACTACATATACCGTTTTGACAAGTCAATAGGGGGCGTTCTGTTTGGAGGTATAAAATATCATTTTGTAGATTTTCTTTCTATTTCTTTAGAAACTTCTTTATCAGCTTTAAATTCAACACAAAGGTTAAAGCCTTCTTTTGACCAAGGGCAGAGGCGCTCTGTAAATTATTGGGATACAGCTATCTCTCCTATTTCTGTCCTAAATTTCAGTTTTCACTTTTAATTCTTGATAGCGCGAGCTTCCTGCTTACCATTCACAAGCTTCTAGCCATCTTCACCCAACTGGCTGGAAGCCTGCGAATAAGCGGCACGAGGCAAAACCTCGCGCCATCAAGGGTTTCATACAAAAATTAAATAACCACCTCGCACCATCAAGGCACTATATTTTACCTCGGAACGATTTCTTGCATAAACTCGCGTCGCACTAACGCCAGATGCAACTTCTTGTTATTTTTGTGGAAAAACTGCACTAACCGTGACTTTCCGCAAACGAGTTTACAATACCCTTGAGTTTTCGGCCAGTGGGCGGCGCGGGTTGAACTTGTACATCAACATTAGTTTGGTGTCGGTCATTGTGCTCAATTCCCTCGCCATTGTCCTGCACACCGTCCCCGAAATCCGCCACAATCGCCTCTACGAACACATTTTTCAGTATTTCGAGATTTTTTCCGTGGGTATTTTCACCATCGAATACTTCCTGCGGATTTGGTCGTGCGTCGAAAACCCTCGGTACCGAAGCGATTGGCGGGGGCGTTTGCAGTTTATTTTTTCGTTTTGGGCCATTGTCGATTTTCTAGGGATTTTCCCCTTTTATTTCACCCTCCTTACCTCCGACTTTGGCATCATTCGTATTTTACGCGTCTTTCGACTCTTCCGACTGTTTCGGGTATCGCGTTATTCTCGCGCCCTCAAAATGATTCGAAACGTTTTCTACGAAACCAAAGAAGAACTGCTGATTTGTTTGTCTTTCATTGTTTTTACCCTCGTCATTTCGTCGAGTGTGATGTATTACTTGGAACACAACGCCCAACCCGAACGCTTCAAAAGTATTCCTGCCACCCTTTGGTGGGGGGTTATTACGATGACCACCACGGGTTACGGCGACATGTACCCCGTTACGGCCGCAGGGAAAGTATTTGGGGGTGTTGTCCTCATGCTTGGTATTGCGCTTTTTGCCCTGCCAACGGGTATTGTTGCTTCGGGTTTTATGGAGCAAATTCGCCGCGACAAAGGCCGAAAATACGTCCGCTGCCCCCACTGCGACGAGCTTATCGACTTACAGGAAGTACCTCATATTCACAAACCTGACCCCAAAAAACACTGATGCGGATTGGATTTGATGCCAAACGGGCGTTTAATAACCGAACGGGCTTGGGCAATTACAGCCGTTTTGTGCTCAATGCACTGCGCACTTTTGCCCCTACGCACACTTACACGGCCTACACGCCCAAAATAAAATCGGGACTGTTCGACGAATTTCCCGCGTCGCTTACCCGCACGCCTGTGTCGTCCAACGCCCTGTATGGCGCTTGGTGGCGCAGTTATGGCGTGGCGTCTGATGTACAACGAGATAAGATTCAGCTTTTTCACGGTCTTAGCAATGAGCTTCCTCAGGGATTGGGCAACATCAAATCGGTCGTTACAATTCACGACCTGATTTTTTTGCGCTATCCACATTTATACCCCGCCATCGACCGTTTTTTTTACCAACGTAAGTTCAAAAAAGCCTGCGCCGAAGCCGACTGCATCGTGGCCGTGAGTGAACAAACCAAACGCGACATCGTCGATTTTTATGGCACTTCACCCGAAAAAATCAGGGTCATTTACCAAGATTGCCACGAGGTTTTTCACTCTAACAACTCCATCTCGAACTCGTCTTACAACGAAGTTCAACAGAAATACAACCTAACTCGCCCCTTTGTCTTGTGCGTCGGCACGATTGAAACCCGCAAAAACCAAGGTCAGCTGGTCAGGGCATTTACCGAAGCTTCGCTGGAGGGGGCCGAATTGATTTTGGTTGGGGGAAAAACGGCCTACCAAGCCGAAATCGAACGCTACCTAACGCAGCACCAACG contains:
- a CDS encoding HipA domain-containing protein, with product MKISVCPSTLQSGFDAYSPKARKLLFDGRRVSPFLGFKHQDIRRTAFQAFGQTFRQLSISGVQEKYGLVLDGTALRLPQPNEPSTYILKPIPPDLPNAREIPANEHLTMQIAQQVYGMSTAANGLIFFEDGEPALLIKRFDFRPDGSKWRQEDFASLSGRTKQNRGSDYKYEGSYEEMAQLIKDYLPAYRIEIERFFRLILFNYLFSNGDAHLKNFSILETLDGDFVLSPAYDLICTRLHLADSDMALKDGLFKDEYETDSYEANAFYAFDDFLVFGARLGIIEKRVREQLRFFQKDYEKVRALTQNAWLSDAAKATYLACYADRLKRLNYIFKKTP
- a CDS encoding HipA N-terminal domain-containing protein, with translation MRKAIVYLNLDAVGTLTETSQGYVFQYDERYIAQPNARALSLTLPISSQAFSSTHLFPFFYGLLSEGYNRALQCRLLKIDENDDFGLLLAIAHTDTIGAVRIVAQTQNQGVEV
- a CDS encoding helix-turn-helix transcriptional regulator, whose translation is MDLLQLGVVIKQRRQRLRIRQNDLADLAGVGLRTVIAIETGVANPSFETLSKIGDVLGLELTLTIKS
- a CDS encoding ion transporter, whose translation is MTFRKRVYNTLEFSASGRRGLNLYINISLVSVIVLNSLAIVLHTVPEIRHNRLYEHIFQYFEIFSVGIFTIEYFLRIWSCVENPRYRSDWRGRLQFIFSFWAIVDFLGIFPFYFTLLTSDFGIIRILRVFRLFRLFRVSRYSRALKMIRNVFYETKEELLICLSFIVFTLVISSSVMYYLEHNAQPERFKSIPATLWWGVITMTTTGYGDMYPVTAAGKVFGGVVLMLGIALFALPTGIVASGFMEQIRRDKGRKYVRCPHCDELIDLQEVPHIHKPDPKKH
- a CDS encoding glycosyltransferase family 1 protein; this encodes MRIGFDAKRAFNNRTGLGNYSRFVLNALRTFAPTHTYTAYTPKIKSGLFDEFPASLTRTPVSSNALYGAWWRSYGVASDVQRDKIQLFHGLSNELPQGLGNIKSVVTIHDLIFLRYPHLYPAIDRFFYQRKFKKACAEADCIVAVSEQTKRDIVDFYGTSPEKIRVIYQDCHEVFHSNNSISNSSYNEVQQKYNLTRPFVLCVGTIETRKNQGQLVRAFTEASLEGAELILVGGKTAYQAEIERYLTQHQRSTRVRIFNNVPFADLPVLYRLARVFAYPSVFEGFGIPIVEALHSGVPVVAATGSCLEEAGGKGALYAAPDDVNELATHLQRLWNDEPLRAQLVADGQAHLHQFSASTIAAQLSALYEEVGKR